In bacterium, a single genomic region encodes these proteins:
- the ettA gene encoding energy-dependent translational throttle protein EttA, giving the protein MAPQYIFVMQHLVKLYGADKILDDINLAFYPGAKIGLVGDNGSGKSTLLRIMAGLDKDFQGFAEPAKGVRAVLVAQEPDLDLTKTVRENVEMAFAPTQALLDKYNKLAEDMATMDGDAMEKALERMQKLQDEIDKVDGWNLEHQVEVASDALFLPDGNMPVTKISGGERRRVALCKALIEKPDILLLDEPTNHLDAETVLWLEKQLREFEGTVIIATHDRYFLDNITKWILELDAGKGIPWEGNYSSWLAQKIDLLEEPEKKPSPKLTSLKRELAWIRLNQRDRLAESQKHVADYEKRSKEVFDLHIQSMDIQIAPGPHLGDLVLEINDLSKSYGDAMLIKDFDLILPPGSITGIIGPNGAGKTTLFRMITGEEMPDAGKIRLGPSVVLAYVNQLRDDLGDDKTVFEEITDGADSIAMGGKEIPSRAYVSKFNFRGKDQQKLVGSLSGGERNRVHLAKLLRKGGNFLILDEPSNDLDITTLRMLENALLDFTGCVMVISHDRFFLDRICTHILAFEGNGVVRWFEGNFESYEQQRRTELGSSYDRPRRSLYRKLTA; this is encoded by the coding sequence ATGGCTCCACAATACATTTTTGTCATGCAGCACCTCGTCAAGCTGTATGGCGCCGACAAGATCCTCGACGACATCAACCTTGCCTTTTATCCGGGAGCCAAGATCGGCCTCGTAGGCGACAACGGCTCCGGAAAATCCACTCTGCTGCGCATTATGGCAGGCTTGGATAAGGACTTTCAGGGATTCGCCGAACCGGCCAAGGGTGTGCGCGCCGTCCTTGTGGCACAGGAGCCCGATCTGGATTTAACCAAGACCGTACGCGAGAATGTGGAAATGGCCTTTGCACCCACACAGGCGCTCCTTGACAAGTACAACAAGCTTGCCGAGGACATGGCCACAATGGATGGCGATGCAATGGAGAAGGCCCTCGAGAGGATGCAGAAGCTGCAGGACGAGATCGATAAGGTGGACGGCTGGAATCTCGAACATCAGGTTGAAGTCGCTTCCGACGCGCTCTTTCTTCCCGATGGCAATATGCCCGTCACCAAAATCTCCGGCGGCGAGCGGCGGCGTGTGGCCCTGTGCAAGGCGCTGATCGAAAAGCCCGACATTCTGCTGCTCGATGAGCCCACCAACCATCTCGATGCGGAAACCGTGCTCTGGCTGGAAAAGCAACTCCGCGAGTTCGAAGGCACCGTCATCATTGCCACTCATGACCGCTACTTCCTCGACAACATCACCAAGTGGATTCTCGAACTGGATGCCGGCAAAGGCATTCCCTGGGAAGGCAACTACTCCTCGTGGCTGGCGCAGAAAATCGATTTGCTCGAAGAACCTGAAAAGAAGCCATCCCCGAAACTGACCTCCCTCAAGCGGGAACTGGCCTGGATTCGCCTCAACCAGCGCGACCGTCTGGCCGAGAGCCAGAAGCATGTCGCCGACTATGAGAAACGTTCGAAGGAAGTCTTCGATCTCCATATTCAGAGCATGGACATTCAAATTGCTCCCGGACCGCACCTCGGCGATCTGGTGCTGGAGATCAACGATCTTTCCAAGAGCTACGGCGACGCGATGCTGATCAAGGATTTCGATCTGATCCTGCCGCCGGGAAGTATCACGGGAATTATCGGTCCCAACGGCGCGGGCAAAACCACGCTCTTCCGCATGATCACCGGCGAAGAAATGCCGGATGCGGGCAAGATCCGCCTCGGACCTTCCGTCGTGCTGGCGTATGTCAATCAATTGCGCGATGATCTGGGCGATGATAAGACCGTATTCGAAGAGATCACCGACGGGGCGGATAGCATCGCCATGGGCGGCAAGGAGATTCCTTCCCGCGCCTATGTCTCGAAATTCAATTTCCGCGGTAAGGATCAGCAGAAGCTGGTCGGCTCGCTTTCGGGCGGCGAACGCAACCGCGTACATTTGGCCAAGCTCCTCCGCAAGGGCGGCAACTTTCTGATCCTCGACGAACCCAGCAACGATCTCGACATCACCACGCTGCGGATGCTGGAAAATGCGCTGCTCGACTTCACCGGCTGCGTCATGGTCATCAGCCATGACCGTTTCTTCCTCGACCGCATCTGCACTCATATTCTCGCCTTTGAAGGCAACGGAGTCGTGCGCTGGTTCGAGGGCAACTTCGAATCCTATGAGCAGCAGCGCCGCACCGAACTCGGCTCCAGCTACGACCGCCCCCGCCGTTCTCTCTACCGCAAACTGACGGCTTAA